A genomic segment from Pyrodictium occultum encodes:
- a CDS encoding RNA ligase, protein MTWIHRPEPWMLDVVADALGLPRERVEELASRRTLRFREFRGLLYASLRRGVAGHHEGTAVVFGRGWWRVVPGYPPIQRMVLPSVALPRHFLDRVVVEEKLNGYNVRVVLVDDRILAVTRGGLICPYTTSRLERLMGDRLREMLRELGPEDHVAAGEVIGLENPYTRYFYPEAPRFGYFVFDIFRGGRPLPPRMRDEAAEKHGVPHVPVLGVLEKTDVEAFKRIVERLDREGREGVVVKDPDYRVPPLKYTTSSTNIGDIRLGMRFFMEEGWSFLFSRILREIFRVYEEGVEGPRLDAIALELGRAALQPAVETVKKVAGGYMVYEEFELEFAGRDELEEFMDYMQSLGVDVVLVEAREEGGVLRARMRKIKETWIRVRRILETGVSPID, encoded by the coding sequence TTGACGTGGATACACCGGCCGGAGCCCTGGATGCTCGACGTGGTAGCTGACGCCCTAGGGCTGCCCAGGGAGCGGGTGGAGGAGCTGGCCTCCCGGAGGACGCTCCGCTTCCGCGAGTTCAGGGGCCTCCTCTACGCCTCCCTCCGCCGGGGGGTGGCGGGGCACCATGAGGGCACCGCTGTGGTCTTCGGCAGGGGCTGGTGGAGGGTGGTTCCCGGCTACCCGCCGATACAGAGGATGGTCCTTCCAAGCGTCGCGCTTCCCCGCCACTTCCTGGACAGGGTTGTTGTGGAGGAGAAGCTCAACGGGTACAATGTCAGGGTGGTCCTGGTCGATGACAGGATACTAGCCGTTACGCGGGGCGGGCTGATCTGCCCCTACACTACCTCCAGGCTCGAGAGGCTCATGGGCGACAGGCTGAGGGAGATGCTCCGCGAGCTGGGCCCCGAGGACCACGTGGCGGCGGGGGAGGTTATAGGCCTCGAAAACCCTTACACGAGGTACTTCTATCCCGAGGCGCCCCGCTTCGGCTACTTTGTCTTCGACATCTTCCGCGGCGGGAGGCCGCTGCCGCCGAGGATGCGGGACGAGGCGGCGGAGAAGCACGGGGTCCCCCATGTCCCGGTGCTGGGGGTGCTGGAGAAGACCGATGTGGAGGCCTTCAAGAGGATAGTGGAGAGGCTTGACCGTGAGGGCCGCGAGGGCGTCGTGGTGAAGGACCCGGACTACCGGGTGCCCCCGCTGAAGTATACGACCTCCTCCACCAATATAGGCGATATAAGGCTGGGCATGAGGTTCTTCATGGAGGAGGGCTGGAGCTTCCTCTTCTCCAGGATCCTCCGCGAGATATTCCGGGTCTACGAGGAGGGGGTGGAGGGCCCGAGGCTCGACGCCATAGCCCTGGAGCTGGGCCGCGCCGCCCTCCAGCCGGCGGTGGAGACCGTCAAGAAGGTCGCCGGCGGCTACATGGTCTACGAGGAGTTCGAGCTGGAGTTCGCCGGCAGGGATGAGCTAGAGGAGTTCATGGACTACATGCAGAGCCTCGGGGTCGACGTCGTCCTGGTCGAGGCCAGGGAGGAGGGCGGGGTCCTAAGGGCCAGGATGAGGAAGATAAAGGAGACCTGGATACGGGTGCGCCGGATCCTCGAGACTGGCGTCTCCCCGATAGACTAG
- a CDS encoding heavy metal-binding domain-containing protein, whose amino-acid sequence MTGDVLLLSVERAEGYRVRELKGLVYASRPISLTVAGLEAELDAIMERVKQEARKLGANAVLGIRIDTRRVVGVGGEWVLLLAYGTAAVLEKAESQ is encoded by the coding sequence TTGACGGGGGATGTGCTCCTGCTATCCGTGGAGAGGGCCGAGGGCTACAGGGTGCGCGAGCTCAAGGGGCTAGTCTATGCTTCAAGGCCGATAAGCCTCACTGTAGCCGGCCTTGAGGCCGAGCTAGACGCTATAATGGAGCGTGTGAAGCAGGAGGCCCGCAAGCTAGGCGCAAACGCCGTCCTCGGCATCCGTATCGACACCAGGAGAGTCGTCGGCGTTGGCGGCGAGTGGGTGCTCCTCCTAGCCTACGGGACGGCAGCTGTACTAGAGAAGGCGGAGAGCCAGTAG
- a CDS encoding (Fe-S)-binding protein, translating to MIHRDAVDAIIGEAEEIAREALAACTRCMMCAAGCTSYRAVRDPRLAPPRRLEAAARVLLEGRATSDDLVSLYTCSMCGACTLLCPFGIEVWRLVYAARAKLSLQGRAPKSLQQVAENAAVSGHSFVARREEPRRVLERVAKEAGVEPGSPGDVLYVPSPFETTLYPEKLREVLLLLRLLGAKVTVSPEALDLGGNVAFDAARPDVGLALLEKAVEEAEKLGARRVVAITCGADIKFIHLARAYGLVPGGGVEVADGLAMVAGLAPRAGHGNGGRGSMVFTSCGFCRFGYRTVCPLVLRLAGAGQPRDRPPYTLCCGGGGGVNYLKEEPFPGIRERIYRWRVERMLEQGVREIVTPCIKCYTVFLHGAVLAGALGRLRVELLTSRLLEHVRAGAETGPGK from the coding sequence GTGATCCATAGGGATGCAGTGGACGCTATAATAGGCGAGGCAGAGGAGATAGCCCGGGAGGCGCTGGCAGCATGCACCCGGTGCATGATGTGCGCAGCAGGCTGTACATCCTACCGTGCAGTCCGTGATCCGAGGCTGGCACCGCCGCGGCGCCTAGAGGCTGCAGCACGGGTACTCCTGGAGGGCAGGGCCACGAGCGACGACCTTGTCTCGCTCTACACCTGCAGCATGTGCGGCGCCTGCACCCTCCTATGCCCCTTCGGCATAGAGGTCTGGAGGCTAGTCTACGCCGCTAGGGCGAAGCTCAGCCTGCAGGGCAGGGCTCCGAAGAGCCTTCAGCAGGTTGCCGAGAACGCCGCCGTCTCCGGCCACAGCTTCGTAGCTAGGCGGGAGGAGCCCCGCCGTGTCCTGGAGAGGGTGGCTAAAGAGGCAGGCGTAGAGCCCGGCAGCCCGGGCGACGTCCTCTACGTGCCCTCGCCCTTCGAGACCACTTTGTATCCGGAGAAGCTGCGGGAGGTTCTCCTCCTCCTCCGCCTCCTGGGTGCCAAGGTAACTGTATCGCCGGAGGCCCTCGACCTCGGGGGTAATGTAGCATTCGACGCGGCCAGGCCCGACGTGGGGCTAGCCCTGCTCGAGAAGGCTGTCGAGGAGGCTGAGAAGCTAGGAGCCAGGAGAGTCGTAGCTATTACATGCGGCGCCGACATAAAGTTCATACACCTGGCTAGAGCGTATGGGCTCGTCCCGGGAGGAGGCGTCGAGGTAGCTGACGGACTGGCTATGGTAGCAGGCCTAGCGCCTCGAGCCGGCCACGGTAATGGCGGCAGGGGCTCCATGGTCTTCACCAGCTGCGGCTTTTGCCGCTTTGGATACCGCACGGTCTGCCCCCTGGTGCTGAGACTAGCTGGCGCCGGGCAGCCGAGGGACAGGCCACCGTACACGCTCTGCTGCGGGGGTGGAGGTGGAGTCAACTACCTGAAGGAGGAGCCCTTCCCAGGCATCCGCGAGCGGATCTACAGGTGGAGGGTGGAGCGGATGCTGGAGCAGGGAGTCAGGGAGATAGTTACGCCGTGCATAAAGTGCTACACTGTATTCCTCCACGGCGCGGTACTGGCCGGTGCTCTGGGCAGGCTCCGCGTCGAGCTTCTTACCAGCCGGCTCCTGGAGCACGTTAGGGCTGGGGCTGAGACGGGCCCCGGCAAGTGA